Proteins encoded together in one Rana temporaria chromosome 6, aRanTem1.1, whole genome shotgun sequence window:
- the FBXL16 gene encoding F-box/LRR-repeat protein 16, whose product MSNSNNGDTKAQCLPRNGLVKIPSPTNGLGSASITKGTPAVKNRICQPASVPSILSQAFPKHTEHVNPSVLPILPPPPTHTIPLGHSPGEENPPFPCGLSMERVQSLGMDCHLAFDEKILNRLFCYFSACEKCILAQVSKTWRRVLYQPKFWVGMTPVLHAKELYNVLPSGEKEFVSLQGFAVRGFDSFCLVGVSDLDICEFIDNYPLSKKGVKSISLKRSTITDAGLEVMLEQMQVVVRLELSGCNDFTEAGLWSSLHGRITSLSVSDCINVADDAVAAISQLLPNLGELNLQAYHVTDTALAYFTAKQGRATHTLRLHSCWEITNHGVVNVVHSLPNLSVLSLSGCSKVTDDGVELVAENLRRLRGLDLSWCPRLTDTALEYIACDLHKLEELVLDRCVRITDTGLSYLSTMTSLRSLYLRWCCQVQDFGLKHLLCMKSLRLLSLAGCPLLTTTGLSGLVQLQDLEELELTNCPGATPELFKYFSQHLPRCVVIE is encoded by the exons ATGTCTAACTCAAATAACGGAGACACCAAGGCCCAGTGCTTGCCCCGTAACGGGCTGGTGAAGATCCCCAGCCCCACCAATGGCCTGGGCTCTGCCAGCATCACCAAAGGAACGCCAGCTGTCAAGAACCGAATTTGCCAGCCcgcctcagtgccatctattTTAAGTCAAGCCTTCCCCAAGCACACAGAGCATGTCAATCCTTCAGTGTTACCCATTTTGCCACCACCTCCGACCCACACCATCCCGCTGGGTCACAGCCCTGGAGAAGAAAACCCCCCTTTTCCTTGCGGCCTCTCCATGGAGAGGGTTCAGAGCCTGGGCATGGACTGTCACCTGGCCTTCGACGAAAAGATCCTCAACCGGCTCTTCTGTTACTTCTCGGCCTGCGAGAAATGCATTCTTGCGCAGGTCAGCAAGACGTGGAGGCGGGTGCTGTACCAGCCCAAGTTCTGGGTTGGAATGACCCCAGTTCTGCACGCCAAGGAACTTTACAACGTGCTGCCCTCGGGGGAGAAGGAGTTTGTCAGTCTGCAGGGGTTTGCGGTGCGTGGGTTTGACTCGTTTTGTTTGGTTGGGGTTTCAGACCTGGACATCTGTGAGTTCATTGACAACTATCCCCTGTCTAAGAAAGGGGTCAAGTCTATAAGTCTGAAGAGGTCAACAATCACCGACGCTGGCTTGGAG GTGATGCTGGAGCAGATGCAGGTCGTGGTAAGATTAGAGCTCTCGGGATGCAACGATTTCACGGAAGCTGGCTTGTGGTCCAGCCTACACGGACGCATCACCTCCCTGAGCGTTAGTGACTGCATCAACGTGGCGGATGATGCGGTGGCAGCcatctctcagctcctccccaaccTGGGCGAGCTCAACCTCCAGGCTTACCACGTAACGGACACTGCCTTGGCTTACTTTACTGCCAAACAGGGCCGGGCCACGCACACGCTGCGCCTTCACTCCTGCTGGGAGATCACCAACCACGGCGTGGTCAATGTGGTCCACAGCCTGCCCAACCTCTCTGTCCTCAGCCTCTCCGGCTGCTCCAAAGTGACCGACGACGGGGTGGAGCTGGTGGCCGAGAACCTGAGAAGGCTCCGAGGACTGGACCTGTCGTGGTGCCCCAGGCTGACGGACACGGCATTGGAGTACATCGCCTGCGACCTGCACAAGCTGGAGGAACTGGTCCTTGACAG GTGTGTCCGGATTACAGATACAGGACTGAGCTACCtgtccactatgacatcactccgCAGCTTGTACCTCCGATGGTGCTGCCAG GTGCAGGATTTTGGTTTGAAACATTTACTGTGTATGAAAAGTTTACGCCTCTTATCTTTGGCTG